Part of the Cellulomonas hominis genome, CGCAGATGCTCGACACCCGGATCAAGGACCCGCGCCTGGGCTTCGTGACGGTGACCGACGTGCGCGTGACGGGCGACCTGCAGCACGCGAGCGTCTTCTACACGGTGCTCGGCGACGAGGAGGCCCGCACGGGCACGGCCCAGGCGCTGGAGAGCGCCAAGGGCCTGATCCGCTCCGAGGTCGGCAAGCAGACCGGCGTCCGGCTCACGCCGACGCTGGAGTTCCACCTCGACGCGGTCCCGGAGACCGCCGCGCACCTGGACGCCGCGCTGCTCGAGGCGGCCCGGCGCGACAAGGAGGTGTCGGCGCTCGCCGCGGCGGCGCAGTACGCCGGCGAGGCGGACCCGTACCGCAAGCCGGCCGACGACGACGAGGACGAGGCGGACGCCGCGCGCTGAGCGCCACCGCCCGCCGTGGGGCCGCGAGGTCGTCACGACGCCACGAGGTCGTCACTGGCGTGAGTGACGACCTCGTGTGCGTGTGACGACGTCGGCGGGACGGGGCGCGCCCGGTCAGGCCTGCGCGCGAGCGGGCTCGCGGCCCGTGGTGCGGGGCATCGCCAGGGACGCCAGGGCCGCCAGCGCGATGACCGCGGCGCCCGTGAGGACGGCCGGGCGCAGGCCCGCGTCGAAGCCGTCGGGGCTGATCGTGCCGCCCGCGCCGGTGAACACCGCGGTCAGTACCGCCACGCCGAGCGCGACGCCGACCTCCCGGAGCGTCGAGTTCGTCGACGAGGCGGTGCCGTGGTCGTCCGGTGCCATGTCCGCGAGGACCGCGGTGGCGCTGGGCGCGAACGTCAGCCCCATCCCGACCCCGGCGAGCACCAGGCCGGGGACGAGCGCGGCGTAGCCGCCGTCGGACGTCGCGAGCGCCAGCCACGCCAGGCCCGCCGCCTGCGCCGTGAGGCCCGCGGTGAGCAGCACCCGGACGCCGACGCGGGGGGTGAGGATCCCGGCGAGCGGGGCGACCACCATCGGCGCGGCGGTCCACGGCAGCGTCCGCAGTCCGGCCTCGAGCGGCGAGTAGCCCTGGACCACCTGCAGGTACTGGGCGAGCAGGAACACCGCCCCGAACGCGCCGAGCGAGAACGCGAAGCCCGAGACGTTCGCGACGGAGAAGCTGCGCGACCGGAACAGCCGCAGCGGGACGAGGGCGTGCGGGGTGCGCGCCTCGTGCCGGAGGAACAGCGCGAGCGCGGCGACGCCGCCGACGATCGGGCCGAGGACGCCGGCCGACGTCCAGCCGTCCTCGTTGCCGTGCACGACGCCCCACACGATCCCGAGGACGCCCGCGGCGGCGAGCACCAGGCCGAGCAGGTCCAGCCGCTGCGCGCGGCCGCGCCCCTCGGGGAGCGCGCGCAGGACGAGCGGCACGGCGAGCAGCGCGACCGGCACGTTGATCCAGAACATCGCCTCCCAGGAGATGCCCTCGACCACGGCACCGCCGACGACCGGCCCGAGCGCGACGCCGAGGCCGGACACGCCGCCCCAGACGCCGATGGCCATCGCGCGGCGGGACGCGGGGACCGCCGCGGCGAGCAGCGTGAGCGAGAGCGGCATGACGGCGGCGGCGCCGACGCCCTGCACGGCGCGGGCGGCGATCAGGGCGCCGGGGGAGCCCGCCAGGGCCGCGGCGACCGAGCCGAGGGTGAACACCGCGATCCCGCCGAGGAAGGTGCGGCGGCGGCCCCAGCGGTCGCCGAGGGTGGCGGCGGCGATCATCAGGGTCGCGAACGCCAGCGTGTAGGCGTTCACCACCCACTGCAGGTCGGTGAGCGTGGCGCCGAGCTCGGCCTGGAGGACGGGCAGCGCGCTGGTGACGACGAGGTTGTCGAGCGTCGCCATGAACATCGGGAGCGACGCGGCGAGCAGCGCGACCGCGACGGGGACGGCGCGGGTCGCGGTGCGGGCGGCGGGCGCCGGCGCGGGGGTGCCGGCGGCGGCACCCGGGGCGACGGGGTCGCGCGGGGCGGTGGTGCGGGTCGGCGTCGGCATCGGGGACTCCTGTAAGCATCGGCTGATTACTTCGACGCGGCGCACGCTAGTAATCGACTGATAACATGTCAACCATGGATCTCGACGACGACGCCTGGCCCGCCGCCCCGCGCGCCCCCCGCATGTCGGGGGAGCAGCGCCGCGAGCAGATCCTCGCGGCCGCGCTGACCGTCTTCGCGGAGGGTGGCTACGCCGGCACGACGACCGACCAGGTCGCGCGCGCCGCCGGCGTCTCGCAGCCGTACGTGGTGCGGCTGTTCGGGTCGAAGCAGCGGCTGTTCCTCGACCTGTACCGGTACGCCACGGGCAGGGTGCTGGCCGCGATGGCGGCGGTCGAGCCCGGGCCGGACGCCGTCGAGCGCACCGGGCGCGCCTACGTGGCGCTCATGGCCGACCGCGACCTGCTGCGCGTCGTGATGCACGGCTTCACGTCGGGCGACCCGGAGGTCGGCGCGCTGGCGCGGCACACGCTCGGCGAGGTGTTCCGGCTGTTCCGGGCGCGCGTCGACGGCGACGACCCGGACGGGGACGAGACCTCCCGGCGGTTCGTCGCGGACGGCATGCTGATCAACGTGCTGCTGAGCTCGGACGGGTTCGCGCACGCGGGGGAGGACGCCGGGTTCGACGCGCTGCTGCGGTGCTTCGCGCCCGAGGTGGTCGCCGCCGCGAGCGGCACGGCGGCCGGGGCGACCGCGTGAGCCCCGCGCGCGACCCGCGCCGCCCCGACCGTCCCCGCCGCCCGACGGCCCCCGACGGCCTGCTCGTGGTCGACAAGCCGCAGGGCTGGACCAGCCACGACGTCGTCGCCAGGGCGCGCGGGCTCGCCGGGACCCGGAAGGTCGGCCACGCCGGCACGCTCGACCCGATGGCGACCGGCGTGCTCGTGCTCGGCGTCGGCCGGGCGACCCGGCTGCTCGCCTACGTCGTCGGCGCGGACAAGGAGTACACCGCGACGATCCGCCTCGGCGAGGCCACCACGACCGACGACGCCGAGGGCGAGCTCGTCGCCCGCACCGACGCCGGGGCCGTGACCCCGGAGCGGGTGGCGGCCGGCGTCGCCGCGCTCACGGGCGACATCCAGCAGGTGCCGAGCGCGGTGAGCGCGATCAAGGTCGACGGGCAGCGGGCCTACGCCCGGGTGCGCGCGGGCGAGGACGTGTCGCTCGCGGCGCGTCCGGTGACCATCAGCCGGTTCGCGGTGCACGAGGTGCGCCGGTCGGGCGCGGTCCTCGACGTCGACGTCACGGTGGTGTGCTCGTCCGGGACCTACATCCGGGCCCTGGCGCGCGACCTCGGCGCGGGGCTCGGGGTCGGCGGGCACCTGACCGCGCTGCGGCGGACCCGCGTCGGCGGGTACGGCCTCGACGTCGCCCGCACGCTCGACGCGCTCGAGGCCGAGCCGGCCGACGCGCCGCTCCCGACCCTGCCCCTGGCGGACGCGGCGCGCGCCACGTTCCCGGTGCGCGAGCTCACGGAGGCCGAGGCCCGGGCGCTGTCCTACGGGCAGCGGATCCCGGCCGGGGGAGCGGGCGCCGGCGTGACCGTCGCCGCGGTCGCCCCGGACGGCGCGCTGGTCGCGCTGCTGGAGGACCGGGGGCCGCACGCGCGGCCGGTGCTGGTGTTCGCGGCCGCGGCCTGAGCCGGGATCAGCCCAGCGCGGCCAGCACCGCCGCGACCCGCCGCTCGCGGGTCGCGGCGGTCTTCGCGCCCTCGACCGCGAGCACGTGCGCGCGCTGCTTCGAGTACGACAGCCGCGCCCAGGCGTCGGTCAGCCCCGGCCCGGCGGCGGCGAGCGCGGCCGCCAGGTCGGGCGGCACCTCGACGGCGCGGGGCGCGTCGTCCACCACGAGCTCGACGTCCACCGGCTCGCCGGCCTCGATGTGCGCGCCCTCGCGGTTC contains:
- a CDS encoding DUF1905 domain-containing protein produces the protein MVTLHATLVRTGGSTTGIPVPEDVVLGFDRGRRVPVVATINGYAFRNTIAAYRGAYWLGVSRENREGAHIEAGEPVDVELVVDDAPRAVEVPPDLAAALAAAGPGLTDAWARLSYSKQRAHVLAVEGAKTAATRERRVAAVLAALG
- a CDS encoding TetR/AcrR family transcriptional regulator; translated protein: MDLDDDAWPAAPRAPRMSGEQRREQILAAALTVFAEGGYAGTTTDQVARAAGVSQPYVVRLFGSKQRLFLDLYRYATGRVLAAMAAVEPGPDAVERTGRAYVALMADRDLLRVVMHGFTSGDPEVGALARHTLGEVFRLFRARVDGDDPDGDETSRRFVADGMLINVLLSSDGFAHAGEDAGFDALLRCFAPEVVAAASGTAAGATA
- the rbfA gene encoding 30S ribosome-binding factor RbfA; the encoded protein is MVDHPRARKLADRIQQIVAQMLDTRIKDPRLGFVTVTDVRVTGDLQHASVFYTVLGDEEARTGTAQALESAKGLIRSEVGKQTGVRLTPTLEFHLDAVPETAAHLDAALLEAARRDKEVSALAAAAQYAGEADPYRKPADDDEDEADAAR
- the truB gene encoding tRNA pseudouridine(55) synthase TruB — its product is MSPARDPRRPDRPRRPTAPDGLLVVDKPQGWTSHDVVARARGLAGTRKVGHAGTLDPMATGVLVLGVGRATRLLAYVVGADKEYTATIRLGEATTTDDAEGELVARTDAGAVTPERVAAGVAALTGDIQQVPSAVSAIKVDGQRAYARVRAGEDVSLAARPVTISRFAVHEVRRSGAVLDVDVTVVCSSGTYIRALARDLGAGLGVGGHLTALRRTRVGGYGLDVARTLDALEAEPADAPLPTLPLADAARATFPVRELTEAEARALSYGQRIPAGGAGAGVTVAAVAPDGALVALLEDRGPHARPVLVFAAAA
- a CDS encoding DHA2 family efflux MFS transporter permease subunit, encoding MPTPTRTTAPRDPVAPGAAAGTPAPAPAARTATRAVPVAVALLAASLPMFMATLDNLVVTSALPVLQAELGATLTDLQWVVNAYTLAFATLMIAAATLGDRWGRRRTFLGGIAVFTLGSVAAALAGSPGALIAARAVQGVGAAAVMPLSLTLLAAAVPASRRAMAIGVWGGVSGLGVALGPVVGGAVVEGISWEAMFWINVPVALLAVPLVLRALPEGRGRAQRLDLLGLVLAAAGVLGIVWGVVHGNEDGWTSAGVLGPIVGGVAALALFLRHEARTPHALVPLRLFRSRSFSVANVSGFAFSLGAFGAVFLLAQYLQVVQGYSPLEAGLRTLPWTAAPMVVAPLAGILTPRVGVRVLLTAGLTAQAAGLAWLALATSDGGYAALVPGLVLAGVGMGLTFAPSATAVLADMAPDDHGTASSTNSTLREVGVALGVAVLTAVFTGAGGTISPDGFDAGLRPAVLTGAAVIALAALASLAMPRTTGREPARAQA